Part of the Arvicanthis niloticus isolate mArvNil1 chromosome 2, mArvNil1.pat.X, whole genome shotgun sequence genome, CCTTAGGATATAGGAGGTTGAAAATCCTGGAGCCCTTGTTTCTCCAGGATCTAGAAAACTATTGTCTCTGAAATGGGTGTGCAATTTGAAATTAAAGATTGGACTGCTATCAACAGTGAATGATACATTAACATTCAACCCACATCCATCCTTACTACCTAATCCCTAgcactgcctggcacacagtgggcAATTCCATGGATCTTAATAACTTTGCAAGGTTGCTACTAGCTGGAACCCAAGGCCAAGCAAGACTTGCTCTACTATGCCCCCTTCTGGTCACCTGGAGATGACTGAAGAAatggactacatttcccagcatgcCGCGGAGAGACTTCCGTCCAGACAGGAAGGATGTTGGCGCACAGGATTGAGACGGCGCACTCGGGGTAAACGCGGCTGGCGGTAAGCGGAAAGGTGTCTTCCTGTTGAGGGGCAGTCATGTTTCTCCAGTATTACCTCAACGAGCAGGGCGATCGCGTCTACACGCTGAAGGTAAGGGGAGGAAACAACTGTATATCAAAAGGACGAGAAATTTAGATGAGAGGAACGGTTGGAACCGGCTCTGCGCAGCCCAGTGAGTGGAGCCATGTCGGAGCCAAAACCTGGTAGATGGAGGCTGTGGCTTCTTGTTCTGACCATCGCGTCTCCCGACCTCAGGTTTCCCATTTTCTTGTCCCCTTCCTATCATACCATTCATATAttgagatcattttttttttccttgagcagAAATTCGACCCTACGGGACAACAGACTTGTTCTGCCCATCCTGCTCGGTTCTCCCCAGATGACAAATACTCAAGACACCGAATCACCATCAAGAAACGCTTCAAGGTGCTCATGACCCAGCAACCGCGTCCTGTCCTCTGAGGGCTCGTCAATCTCTTGTGCTGCTAGTCCCCGGGCCGATTATCAGCAACCAAACGCGCTGTAAGCCTTGAAGCCTTCCCATGCTGCTTGGAGTACTATCTCTCTCCCTAAGTGAATGAGTCTATACTGATGGGCCTCGACCGTAAAAggaacaatctttttttttttttttttcttcatgttttgacCTAACTGCCAGGTTATTAAAGATACAATGATTTGAAAGTTCATTTTGTGTGTTGTTGGAGGAAAAGATGGGGGAAAGGTAATAAGTACCGTTGGTAGTACAAGGCCTCTTGagatctttttggtttttcaagacagggtttctctgtgtagtcctggctgtcctggaactcactctgtagaccaggctggccttgaactaagaaatccgcctgcctctgcctcccaagagctgggattaaaggcatctgccaccactgccccgcatTCTTGAGAACTTTCTTAAGCCCTCATTGTAGCAATAGAACTGTGCCATCAGCAACAGGGTGTTGGGGAAGAAAGACTGTGAAAGACTCCTTACAAAGGTCAGCATTCGCTGGAAAAACTCTATTGTCTAATTGTGGCCCCTTTTAAAATACTCTGAATtcttcaaagatttaaaaaaaatgtgtattagtatttttctgacatttatttatacatatgtgtgctaGTAACCACCAAGGCCACAAGAGGGGGTCAGATCCCTGGTGACTAGAGTTAGACAGTGATAGCCAGCTTTTATATGGCTGTTGGGGatagaacacaggtcctctgggagagcacccctctctccagccccaccactACATTTTGAGTTCTAGGATAATAAATGTGCCCAACCCTGGaagtgttctctctttttcttcttagtCGGAGTCTCTATGTAGAGCTGCCTTGGTTCTCAGGTCtaaactgcctctgccttccagcactaccttaaaggcgtgcaccagccCATGGAAGTTTCTTAACCAAGTCAGTGAGGTCTTGTCTGGTAGGAGGTGTGTCTTCTTGTTTTTTCAGTATTGAATACAATTCTGCCCTTCACTtgcaaaaataagtaaaatattagcATTGTTGGCATTATTCCATGCCACCAGCTGTGcagaccaaaatgaaaatacttcaGCCTGGAAGTAGTACTAGTAGTCAACATGGAGGAAAGGAAACTCATGGATGTAGCAAGGACTTAGAAGATCCCCTGGATAGTAACATCTGACACATGGCTTAGAGAGCTTGATTCTCAGTgttcagaggcaggaagagctgtGACAGTGGGCTAGGAGGTTTATATAAGTGTATGCAAAAAAGACTGGTATGTGTCAGAGCAAAAATTGTACAAAATGTCTTTGTAAAGTCTGAAGTCTGAATGACCAGCAAGGCTGCCTTAGAAAGTAGATTGCTTAGGAGATGGATTTCTTCAAGTACAATTATAAGTTTTAATCAAGAGCCAtaggctataaaaaaaaaaaaatccatgctgtgcatggtggctcatatctAATCCTAGCATAGAGAGAATGAAGTAGAAGGATccctatgagttccaggccagtcagggttaTGTACTTAGTTCTTGTATCAGAAAACTAAAAGGAAGCTGAGGTTGTACATAGTAGGTCAAGTGCTttctaacatgcacaaagccatACAGAAGATTGGGTTTAGTCACCCTATTCCAGCACTTGTGACGTGAAGGCAGGTCAGAAGTTGAAAGTTATCCTCTGCTATCTAAAGTTTGAGGATATCCTGTGCAACGTGTGTGAACTCATGTCTCACTTTGTCTCTAAAGAGCAAAAGAGGTATTTTGGCCAGCAAAGGTGCTTCGACAAGTCTGCAGACCTGGGTTCAGGTTCAGTTCCTGGGACCCACAAATAGAAGTACTCATGTATATGTACACTCGAAAAAAATATGTGagtgtaaaaaaacaaacaaacaaacataaccaGTTTTTTAACTGTGCCCTCACACTCACTGATGATAGAATCTAGGGCTTTGAATCTGTCAAATACTCAAAGATTAGATacagttttacattttaatagcTTTCCTTTTATTCCCAGGCTATTAGACTAGGAATTGTCATTTAATCAAAGGGATTTTTCCAGACTAGGAATTAAGGCAGCTTTCATccatgtcttttaaatttttttaaaaaaatataaatcttttatatgtatttaagtGCAGTGCCAGCAGATCGCCTagacctggaattacaggcagttaagAGCTACTTGTGAGAACTGGGAACTAGGAAACTAGGGTTTCCTtcagagcagtaaatgctcttaaccactaagggTCACTCTAGCCTCCTGATTCATTAAGTATGCAGATTTAACTATTTGCACCTAGGAGAAACCAAGGACTCAGGAAAGGCTCCAGTGAGCGCATTTTGGTCAAACTTTGAGAAAGTTTTCAAGCAAACATGTTGAATTGAAGTTATTAGACACCTTGACGAATTAAACACTAAACTTTCTAGTGTTTTAGTAAAGTAGGTCAAACCCTGGAAATGGTGCAGAACAGATACCCCAATGTCTTTTCTATGTCTGTATATTTCTCTTTAATGGAAATTTAAGCCTGGCTTGTAATTTCAAAAGGATAGGAACAAGAAGGTGGAAAGTAGCCCacgatgaagatgaagatgaagtcTTTTAGAAAAGACAACTGCAATTTTTGAGAGGTCACATCTAAGGTAAATAGATACAGTTATGGGAGGTTTGGGTGCCATAAAGTTAAGGTTTCCAGAGAATTTTTAATTAGAGATGATCCTTGCGGTTCCAGGGTATAGTGACTGCCTTTACGCAGCTACGAGCAGCACAAATGACATAGAAGAGTAGCTCGCCACATGCGTTCAAGCCCTGGGGCGGACTACATTTCCCGTCGTGCTCTATGTGAAAGTCGCCAGTCCGCGCAGGCGCGCTGCCCTGTCTCCGCTCTGCATACTCCGGGCGGGGCTGTTGGTGCCCACCCGCGGGACGGCACCGCCCTCTAGCTCCCCAGACGTCTCTAGACGGTTAACCTCGAATGAGGAACGAGCGGGGCGGGAAGGGGAGGGCTGCGGCGGCGCGGGCACAGCCCGCCGCGCCCGGGGCGGGGGGCGGCGAGGTCACGTAACGGCTTCGGGCGTCTGCCGGGGAGGGGGCCTACAGCGCGCCGCGGCTCCGAAACGGTTAGCGGCTAGTAAACAACAGCTGCGCGCGCACCCGCATCAGCTGGCGCGAGCTCCCGCACCTGCGACCTCCTCCTCCTTAGCTGGGACCAGCCTGCCTGGCTGTCTTCTCGGCCGAGACCCAAGGAAAGCCAGCGGAAGGCTACCCGCGCCGGGCCCGGGAGGAAAGCGCGTCCTGTCACACGCAGTGCAAACACGGCGAGCGGTCGTGGGCTCGAGGGACTCGCGACGACCAGCCGCGACCCTGCTGCGGGAGCTACCCTGATCCGCTAGCCGCCgcctcctccagctcctttgCCAGGACGAGACCTCTGGGAGGCAGGAATCCGCTCTGTCTCGGCATCCTGTCgctgctctcctctttctccatcctgTAGTGTGGGGGTATTTTCCCGTTATGCATGCGCATCTCTCCCACCAGACCCAAGTGGATTATCGACCTCAAAAACATCGGGTGGCTCAGCACACACCTCCTCCCAGCCAGACCTGTGGGGTATTCACCTGATACACAACAGGtggctggtgcacacctttgcgCAATCTGATCCACTCTATACGCCTGATAAGGGTGGGCCTGCATGCTCAGTCCTCAGCTAGAACCGTGGGACACTCGGCAGATAAAGGACTAACTACCTCATCCGGACCCTGGGGGTTGAGCAGAGGGAGGCGTCACCAGCTGCTGTGAGATCATGGCTCGGAGCCCTCAGCCCTGGACCAGGGGAGATAGCTAGGATTCTGAAGGAACCAAGTTACACAGCATAAGCATCgttttgttctcattttgtttctcaaaaaatatttttcagttacTGGTGGTGCACTTTATAAAACAGTTGGCTTGAATTCTAAGTAGAAGGATTTTTAATTGGGCCTTTGTGGGATGTAAATCAAGGTaattgagttcttttttttttttttcttctatttttgcaATCAAAAGTAGCTAGTGTAGGAGGAAGAGGTTTTGTgagcttttccttttttctttgtcaaaaaggaaaggaaaaaaaatgcatcctCCAGAAGCCACCACCAAAATATCTTCAGTTCGGTTCATGGTGACACCAACAAAGATTGATGACATTCCAGGTTTGTCAGACACCAGCCCGGACCTCAGTTCTCGATCTAGTTCTCGAGTAAGATTTAGCTCCCGAGAAAGTGTGCCAGAAACAAGCCGTAGTGAGCCTATGAGTGAACTGTCTGGGGCCACCACTTCTCTGGCAACTGTTGCCCTAGATCCTTCCAGTGACCGGACTTCTAACCCCCAGGATGTTACCGAGGGTAAGTAGAGACTCGGAGAACAGGATGTTTCAACCCCTGGGTGTCCATGCTGGGTAACTACCCAATTCCATTTTATAATAATCACCTGGACTTAAGGCCCCTGTGATGCTTACGAGTGTGGGAATAATAGCGGCAGTTAGTAGGTCACTGCAGTAGTCTTTTGGCTTGGGAAGGTAGCTGGCAAGAGGGCAAGGAAATGTATATTTTGATTTCCTCATTTTTGTCTTATAACTAAAGTGACTGTTTTTGGTAAAAGATATATAACAGAAAATTAAATcgcttacaaaacaaaacaaaaatcctagaCTAAAATTTTAATGGGCTGGATATGTGCTTTTTAGAGAGCTTTGACTCCAAAATCAGCACTTAAGGCAGGTTGCAAGGAGTAGTTACTTGTGTCTTAGTGGCTTCTTTTGAAGACTTAGTTGggcatcataaaattattttttgaaatttatgtttttatagaaTATTTGAAGTAACTGAATTCACTCAAGGAGATGTTATTCTCTTGAACGAATGGAATTTGcaagaggggtttttttttttttatttatttctttctttattactttttttttttttttttttttttttttttggtttttcgagacagggtttctctgtgtagtcctggctgtcctggaactcactttgtagaccaggctggcctcgaactcagaaatcggcgtgcctctgcctcccaagtgctgggattaaaggcgtgcgccaccaccgccgggcgcAAGAGGGGTTTCTAGTGCCAGATTCCCACATAATTTCCTTTCTGAGCTTTAAATAACTATTTTGTATATTGTTAATTGGGTTTCTGTAGTCAGGACATACAGAAACCACTTCTGTTCCTATTGACCACTTTCCAGACTCGACCTTGAACTGACCAGACTGACTTGTATTAGAAGTTTTCATTTGATTTAGTGGACAGAGGTGGTGCAAAgagaaaagttaattttttttcggACTCAATTAAAAAGTTTGAGAATTGCCACTTAGTTTTTATGCCACATTCTgaccagcatatatatatatatatatatatatatatatatatatatatatatatatattagtttttcCTTAAGACtcttaaagagttttaaaatttctACACAAGTTTGAAAATACGGCCTTAGCCACTGACTTGTTAAAGCAAGGCTGACTTACCGTTTCCGGTCTCAGGAAATACTGTTCCTCCTGACCTTAAGTGCTCCGGAAGCCAGAATAGTTTTAGTTCctcaaatttgtttgtttttaatgtcttgAGAAAGGTAGACTTGGTAAAGCTTATAGTTCCAGAATTTACTAATCTTCAGCTAGTCATATTTCTTTTATAGCAGTAGTATGTGTTAATATCTGGTCTAATCGCTTTCCATTGTTTAATAAACCTTACACTGGATTATATACACTGTGTTAAAATTaagatatgaaataaaaaatcataactttcttttcttccattatctatctatctatctatctatctatctatctatttttatgaCAGGATCtcaagtagctcaggctgacGTTAAATTTTCTATGTGGTCAAGGATGAGCTTgaacctgcctctacctcccaagtgttgggattgaaggCCTTCTcaaccacacccagttttatgtGCTGCTGTGGATGGAACTCAAGGCctcttgcatgctaggcaggcaccaAATTACTTACAAATTATAGTTTTAATCTTTAATTCATCACACTACATTTGAATTGTTAAAACATGCCAATTAAAAACTACaatgtagccgggcagtggtggcgcaagcctttaatcccagcgcttgggaggcagaggcaggcagatttctgagtgtgagaccagcctgatctatagagtgagttccaggacagccagggctacacagagaaaccctgtgttctcttttgttttgtctcgaaaaacaaaacaaaacaacaacaacaaaaaaactacaaTGTACATAAGTCCCTTCAAGGAGTACTGATacctttttattcagtcctaTAATCCAGTCAACTTGAACAGGTCATATATCCTTATGTCCCTACTCAAGACTATAACTACAATGTCTACATCactttattgtgtttatttacaAATCATATTTCTCAACCAGACTATAAAGTTCTAGAGGACAGGGCCACAAAAGATATGGTGAAGCACCTGAGGTGATGGCACACtccattaatctcagcacttgggaggcagaggcaggtgatctgtgagttcaaggccagccgtgtgtgtgtgtatgtatgtatgtgtgtatgaatatgataAAGGAGATGAAAGGCAACTACTGAAGCAGAGAAGCAAAAGAAGCAGGTtgcgtgtgtgtgatgtataatgagagaattgttttaaatgtttctatcCTAGTGCCATTTTTTGACATTCTAACTTATTTagattaatattaaaaaacaaaaaacctctccAGCTGGCTCAGGTATGAAAACAGTGCTGACTATAGCTCACATGGAAGAATGACTAATGCTACATACATGGAAAACACTTTCATGTCATTTGAAAGGTGATCCAATGTGCACCAAGTGCTTAGGGCACATCTAGCTTTTTAAGAGAATGTTAGAGGATGTTATAGAATATTTACCTACATTTGGAATCACTACATTTCTTGTGGAAGTTATCCTACCCAGTTGCTCTCCCAGTTCTGTGATGTTGTATAAGTAGGTTTCATCCAATCCCAAGCCCTTTTCATAAAACAGTGGTTTTAAAATAACaatcactttttgtttgttttttactacaAAGACCCACTTTGTAGTCCTAGCTGGACTAGAACTTGCTACAAAAGCCATGTTGGACTTGAATTTAcagagctgtctgcctctgcctcctgagtgttagtaTTAAAAGGGTATACCTTCATTCTCAGCCTCACCAagcagtaaaaaataaataattaattaaataaataaataaataaataattctttttttttcaaataattttctttgtttcctcaaAGCCAGAACAAATGAATCTCATTGTATACACCCTTTTCTTAGATATCCTATTAATACTTATTGACCACCTCTCATGTTTTACTTGGCTTAGTTTTGTGACATTATATAAGGAAGTAAAAAGACATTTTGTTGTCACATATCTAAGACATTTCTgtgagtctgtctgtgtgtgtaaatattGGCATGGGTCTGTGGAGGCTAGTGattgtcttcctcagtcactctacactttactttttaaagcagggtctttcactgaacctggagttcatctGTTCATGGGGCCAGCTGGGTAGCCAACAAGCACCAAAGATCATCACCTTGTCCCTCCCTCCACAGTGTTGATATAATAGGTACACAGTGCTACACCAACTTTTTACATGTGCACTGGGGAATCCAAGCTCCAGTGCTCATTGTCCGTGTTTGGCGAGCTCGTTAGGACTGCTCTGTCTCCCTGCCTTTCCAAAAGGGTGTGGATTAAGGCTATAATTgtttgttcctcctcctcctcctctccttcctcctctccttcctcctcttattcctcctcttcctcctccccttcctcttcctcctcctcttcatacTCCATGTTAGCATTAACATTTACagcattctgccttctcctttatTTATGAAATACCCTCTTAAGTACCTTGGTCCCTAAAGCTAGTAGAATTCCAAGATCAAGTCATAGAAGTGAGATGTGTGGACCATAATTGATgaattgacaaaagaaaaattatacttGGTACAGCTCATTTTAAAACCTGATCGTATATTAATATTACTGTGTATCACAAAAGCAATCAGCCAAATTCAAAATATGGGAAATTGTATTTAATGAGTTACATTCTTCAAAACATGAATGGCACAGGTTAGAAGGAAAGTGATTTATAGATTAAAAAGAGCTGTGTCAATTAAATGCAGTGTTTAGGTTTGGTTTAGCTCTTACAGTGGCCAGAAGGACTATAAAAAGACACTTGTGAGATAATGGGAACTGGGTAGATAGTGTGTATCTGTAGTTCCAGTACTCAAGATAACAGGATAGAGAGGGATTAGTTATACCTACAAACAGGCCTCCAGCCTAGACAGCAtagtgagacactgcctcaaaaacaaatgaaagtcaCAACAATTGAGGGAATTTGAAATACATGGTATTAAAAAACATTAATGAATTACTCATTTTCTTAGATCTCCTTATGATATTGTCATGAGAAGCCCTCAGGTAAAGATAACCTGTTGGAGTATTTACAGGTGAGATGAAATGTTCTGGGTTTCTCCTTCCCACctacacaccttcacacacatacacacacacacaagagaaaaaaagaaaagcttgaaaaacagtttttatttactgttgttaaaaagtacatgaaaaaccattttattattttctcagcttttattctataaagaaaaacttttcaaAGGTTGAGTTGCATGctcaagagtcagagacaagatCGTAAGTTCAGGACCTACCTAGGCATCATAGGCCCTTGTTAGAAAAAACAATGCTAGGGGTTACAGCTTCATGGTACAGAGTTTGCTGCATACTCACAGGCCTTTGGCTTGACCCAGGGCTACTTTCTTCCACACTCCCAAGAAAGGTTGAAATGTTAAGAGCTGGCTTTGTAGGCAGTATCTGCTGTTGAGGCAATCCTGGAATTCCGTGGATATGGATAAGTACCATTGATTGCTACAGTGATTCTGTCACCTTCTGATCCCCCATCATAGTGTTCTCTTTTATTCCTCACTAAGTCTTTCCTCGGTTAGCCCACATGGTTTACCTCTCATTGGCATGCTAATAGATTTAGAGTCtcataatctttttctttttattgaaaacagattcttttctcatatagtaTATCCTGATGTCACCTTTACTAATGGAAAAGCATAAGGGGGTGAGGATAGTTCTAGAGGTCTAGAGCCTTACAAAAGtcatgctttttgttttaataaggGCAGTGCTGTTTCAGGCAGCCTATAACGACCTATGAGGACATTACAGTGTTGTTATTTAAGGCAACTTGTAATGACCTGTCAGGATAACATTACCCTATATGCTTTTTAATCATGGATGGTTTCCCGTTTGTTCTTGGTGACTAATAAACATTTTTGGACCACCAAGAACGTTGCACAAATTTTAACAAGGTACTACCTTCATGCTCTGAGCAATAATGGCTGTAAGCATATGGCTTCACTGGAGAAGAGCAAGCTGGCATTCAGTCCTTGCACTCTTGGCCTGATGCACAGTCTACCCTTGACAGACTTGTTAACTGAGAATAAATCAACTTATGTGCACATTAGTTTTGGCATTAGATTTTGAATAGTATGTATCTTTTCATAGTAGATAGGAAATTTGAAATGTTCACTATTGGAATTACAAAAGCATTTctgttaaatattaaaacaaaatattgttttaattggGTTTAATAAGTTTTACAGATGAATAGGAAAACAAGGTATTTCTATTAACACTCTCTGACTAGTGCTTTAATGTGTTGTATAGaatctttttggtttggtttggtttggattttaatttgtttttagagacaggatttttttGTGTAGATCTGACCGCCcttgaaatcactctgtagaccaagatggcctcaaacttggagactggcctgcctctgcctctaaggtGTTGTTACTA contains:
- the Nop10 gene encoding H/ACA ribonucleoprotein complex subunit 3, which gives rise to MFLQYYLNEQGDRVYTLKKFDPTGQQTCSAHPARFSPDDKYSRHRITIKKRFKVLMTQQPRPVL